Proteins from a single region of Halalkalibaculum roseum:
- a CDS encoding threonine ammonia-lyase — MSSIEFPTTDEIRSARKKLGDKVRHTPVWQWKGDESSRIFGEKTELFLKLELFQYGGSFKPRGALLNMLDLDVEELKRGVTAVSAGNHAIAVAYAAKTVDTSAKVVMPKSANPSRVERCKSYGAEVILVDDVHQAFDKVRQIEEEEGRSFIHPFEGPLTALGTATVGLELCEQVQDMDAVIVPIGGGGLIAGIAAAVKQMQPECKVYGVEPEGADSMSKSFAAGKPEEIDKVDTMADSLGAPHAAPYSFGLAKRFVDEIVKVSDEQMSQTMELMFLEMKLAVEPAGASATAALRYPLHEKLKDKRVGIIVCGSNIDLQTFYDNITKHKQ, encoded by the coding sequence ATGAGTTCTATTGAATTTCCAACTACAGATGAAATCCGTTCGGCGCGTAAAAAATTGGGAGACAAGGTTCGTCACACGCCGGTATGGCAGTGGAAAGGTGATGAATCATCTCGGATATTCGGTGAGAAAACTGAGCTATTTTTGAAACTAGAACTCTTTCAATACGGGGGCAGTTTCAAGCCACGCGGTGCTCTCCTCAATATGTTGGATCTAGATGTGGAGGAGCTCAAGCGGGGAGTGACTGCCGTGAGCGCCGGTAACCATGCTATTGCCGTTGCTTACGCCGCAAAAACCGTAGATACCTCTGCTAAAGTGGTTATGCCAAAATCGGCAAATCCATCACGTGTAGAACGTTGCAAGTCCTATGGAGCTGAAGTTATTCTTGTAGATGATGTCCACCAGGCTTTTGATAAGGTGCGACAAATTGAAGAGGAGGAGGGAAGAAGTTTTATCCATCCCTTTGAAGGTCCGCTGACAGCACTGGGTACTGCAACAGTGGGACTGGAATTATGCGAACAGGTTCAAGATATGGACGCGGTGATTGTACCGATTGGCGGAGGCGGACTGATTGCAGGTATTGCTGCTGCCGTAAAGCAAATGCAGCCTGAGTGTAAGGTGTATGGCGTTGAACCGGAGGGGGCCGACTCCATGTCAAAAAGTTTTGCAGCGGGTAAGCCCGAAGAAATTGATAAAGTTGATACTATGGCCGACAGCCTTGGTGCTCCACATGCAGCACCCTACAGTTTTGGACTGGCCAAACGATTTGTTGATGAGATAGTCAAAGTTTCTGATGAACAGATGTCGCAAACCATGGAACTGATGTTTCTGGAAATGAAATTGGCTGTAGAACCGGCCGGTGCCTCGGCTACTGCAGCTCTGCGTTACCCGCTTCACGAAAAGCTAAAAGATAAGCGAGTGGGCATTATCGTCTGTGGCAGCAATATAGATCTTCAAACCTTTTACGATAATATCACAAAGCACAAACAATGA